The region AGTAACGAAACATCGTCCGTTAAGAAAGTTCACAGAGAACTGGCGCGGGAGCACGGGGCTGTGGTGCCTTCGGGCCTGATGCCGGCTTCACCGCCGAACCGGCGATTGCCCAGGCAGGAGGGCCACGGGGATCCCACGGTGCCTTTTGCCCCTGTCCGATCCCGTGGAAACAGCACCCGACGCCGGAACCGTTCCTGTTGCATCGTGACTGATACCACTCAGGGGTGTCAGGTCTCCTGTAACCTCCAGAAGAACCCGAGGTCAATTCGGACCGGGGAGGCCAATAGGTGCCTGAGCGTGTTTGAAAACTAGACACTCTTCTCGATAAATATCAAATAAACGGTCGCCAGACCATCCATCGTGCTTGAACTTACGAAAATAAATTATTGCAAATACTTGCAATGTCGTTTGTAAGTATTTATAATTACTGTCATGAATAGCTTGCAGGAAGTTCGCGACGACCGGACCGTCTTCTCTCTTGAGGAGTTTGTTGCTGTCCTTAACGAACTCCTGCCGCGGCATCTCCCCGAAGGCCGTGGAGATGACAGGGTGCGCGATCTTGTCAACATCCGCCTCGTTCGGTACTTCGCGACAACGGGGCTGCTCGATGAGCCGCTTAAGCAGGGTAGGGAAGCGCGCTACACCTACCGGCACCTATTGCAGCTGCTGGTGATCCGCCGCCTAATGGCCATGGGCCACACGACCTCCACAGTGAAGCAGATGACAGCCGGGCGTGACGACGCCCAACTCGAAGCTCTTCTCCATGGCGAAGCCCACTTTGCCATTGAATCCAGAGCACCCTCTGACAGGCCGCACTCTGATCGTCTCGTGTCGTCGCCTTCAATGCAGTCACCGATGACATCGGCTCCCGATTGGGACGAACCGGAAGCGGAAGCTGACGAGGCAATGGAGCGGGCAGAGGAATCGGTCCTGTCGGAAGCGATGGAACAATCGGAGCCCGCGCCTAACAAGGCACTCGATTTCTTGAAGAAGATTCAGGAACGACAGGGGCCGTCATCGCACTCGCGTCGTGCCCCGCACCGGACCACGGGACCCTCCGCCGGTTCGGGCACTTCGGGCCCATTGCCACTCAAGCGCTGGGTCCGGCTGGAGATGGCACCGGGGCTTGAGGTCCATTTAAGAGAAGACTACGAGCTACCGCCCAGTTCCTTCGAGCGTGACCGCCTGATGGCCGCCATTCTCGACGAGATCAAGGCCCGCCGCAAGCCGCGTCGCTAAGGCGGCCCACCCGCTGTCGTCCGACCCGTTTCAGGCCGCCACCGGCCACTACGTCATCCACAACTTGCTGTCGTCCCGACCTGCTGTCTTTTAGACCTGCCACGGTTCCGCCTTGCCGTCTCGATTTGCACCCGTTTCCACGCCGAAACCGGTGTTTCAGGAGAAAAATCATGTCGACTCTTCACACCCGTCCCACCATCGAAATCATTCCCAGTCGCGCTGCTGTCTGCACCACGGGGCAGACGAAACTCACCCTCATGGTGCGTATCGTGCCACCTGCGGTTGAGAAAAAATGCGAGCGTCCGCCCCTCAACATCGGCCTGGCCCTCGACCGCTCGGGATCAATGGGTGGAGAAAAACTGGCAGCGGCCAAAGCCGCAGCGATCTTCCTGTTGCGCCAGTTGACCCCCCGCGACCGTGTCTCGGTCACGGTCTTCGATGACCGCGTCGAGACTATCGTTCCCTCGACACTCGCCACCGGCATCGATGCTATTGAGGCAGCGATTAACCGTGTCGATGCTCGTGGAGGCACCGACCTGCATAAGGGCTGGGTGCAGGGCGGCATTCAGGTCGGGCGCTATATCGAGAAAGGGGCACTCAACCGCGTTATTCTGCTCACTGATGGGCAGGCGAACCAGGGGGAAACAAACCCGAGAGTGATTTGCCGTGACGTGCGTGGGCTTCTCAGGGAGGACATCAGCACCAGCGCTCTGGGCTTCGGGCTTGGCTATAACGAGGACTTGCTGGAGGCAATGGCAGAAGCGGGTGGCGGCAACTACGCGTTCGTTGAGAGCGAGAGGCAGCTCGAGCGCATCTTCGAGGTGGAGTTGCAGCAACTGAACGCCACGGTGGGGAAGATCGTCAGCCTTGGACTCGAGGCTAAAGAGAATGTCAAGATCCGGGATGTCTACAACGACCTCAAGCGCAACAGCCTGGGACGTCTGATGCTGCGCAACCTGATCGCGGAGCAGCCGATCGAGGTCGTTACCAAAGTCCGTGTCGAAGCCTCCCGCAACGGCGGTGAAGTTCTCGGTGTGCGTTTGGCGTGGACCGATCCTAAAACGGGCGAGCGGCATGTGCTTCGCGAAGTCCTGTCGCTCCCTGCGGTGACCGCGGATGAATGGGCGGCGTTGCCCGAAAACGAGATGGTCCTTCAGGCTCGTGCGCTCCTCAAGGTCAACCGTCTGCGCCAGCGCGCCGCCGAAGCGGTTGATGCCGGTGACTATGACGGGGCACGACGTTATGCCGCTGAAGGTTCGACGACAGCGAAGACATCATTGCCCGCCGATCTAGCCGCTCTAGAAGTCGCGTCGTTCACGGACTTTGACCAGGACCTCACGACCGGCGAGTATTCACGGGCCGCGAAAACATCGAAGTTCGCTGCCTATCAGCGTCGCACCAGCCGGAGAAGCGATGAAGCCTGACAGAAGGGCGTCGTGTAGAGGAATATCGCAGAGGCACCTGTCGTGTCATCCCCTGACCGGTTACTCCGGTAACAGGTAGCACCGGCAACAGCGCCCAGGGTCGTTGTGAACTCTGGGCGCTGTTGCCACTGTGCGGGAGGAGATGAATGAAACAACACCTGTGACATCACCGCTGAAAGCATTAAGGAGCCGCGCAATCGCGTGCCATTGTTTTACACCCCCGCTTCCTCCGGTTGGAGAGCGGCATGAAACAGCCCGAGCGATACGCCCCATACAACATGGGCCACGATCATCAATGCATTGCGTCGGGCCGGCTGCTGCGTCGCCGTGCGCAACAGACCTAGGGCAGGCAAGCCCACCAGATAGCTGCCGCTCCAGACAAAGAGGCCAAAGGCGACTCCTTTGACTGCAGGATGGCCGGAGATTTTTTCGGAGACAACGCCGTAAATGCCGCCGCTCAACGCGCCATAAGCGAAATGCGACGCCAGCGTCACAGCGGAACGTTCATTCTCGCTGAGTTGTTGTTTGAGCCCAACCGCCTCGGACACGCCTACGGTAATCTGGCGTGGAGGCAAAGGATAACGCTCGGTGCGCGGCAAGCGTCGATGCATCCACTTCATGACTATTGTCATGGGGAGGGTGGCAGCGAACCCGGCTATCAGTCCACTGAATGATTTATTCACAGGCTTTTCCTCCTTTATCGGCTTTGCAAAGGACCGGTATGTCGTATAAATCGCAGCGCGAAACTCTTAATACGGGATATTCGCATCAGCCATCAAGTCTCACTGGAGCAGAATGCGCGAACGGAACTCAAGTCGCCCCTGCGCTTCGACCGCGACGCGATACAACGCACCATCCCCGGTGTCGGAATTGTCCCCGCCGCCTGCGGTGGTGATGTAAAGCTCCCGCAGTTCATCGCCGCCGAAGCTGGCAGAAGTGATTCTGGACACCGGTAATTGAACCCTTTCCATCAGCTCGCCTTCGGGTGAGTAGCGACGTATCATGCCACCACCGTAAATCGCCGACCAGACGCAGCCTTCCCTGTCTACCGTCATGCCATCAGGCTTAATCTCATCCGCGGCAGTATTGACGAACTCGCGGCGATTGGAAATTTCGCCACTGGCACGGTCATAGTCGAACTCGAAGATGGTAAAAGCTGTTGTATCCGTCCAGTAGAACTTTTGTAGATCGGGTGAAAAACCCATGCCGTTCGCGGTATTGGTGCCTGAAAAAAGCTTCGTCACCGTGCCATCGGTGTCAACGCGATAAAGCGCGCCTGACATATCGCCCCCGTTCTTCGCCATAGTTCCGGCGAAGACCCGGCCTTCGGGATCGGCGATCACATCGTTGAAGCGCCCTGTTTGCGGATCGATACCCGCTATCAGCACTTCAACACGGCCGTCCGCGTGTAAGCGTACGATTTCGTTGACGCGAAACAGTAGGAGCGAGTTATCTTCTTGCAGGGTGAAGCCCCCTACCTGCGCGCCTGTATAAAACCTTTCCCAGTCTTTGGCGAGCACATCGTAACGAAAAAGGCGACCCGCGGGGATATCCGTCCAGTAGACGATCCGCTGTGCGGGGTCCCAATAAGGGTTTTCGCCCGTCTCACAGTGCGCGTTTGCAATGAGTTCGACCTTGTAGTTGCTCATGCCCACCTGCGGCAGCAAAGGACCTGCCGGATCATTGACGACGCGTTGACTTTGTCGCTTAGAAATCAGGTCCTCCACTAAGTCCCGGACAGGCCCGGTTTTAGGAGATCTTAGGGTTAGGTCAGGTAAGGTGCGGTGAAGAACTCAAAGAAAGTTCAAGCCGCCTGCGGATTTCCTTGAAGTCCCACCGGAGGTATAAATTGATAGTGCAGGAGTTATCATAGATAGATGTGCCATCAGGGAGTTATTCATCGTGGGGTTATCTCTTTGGCCGGGCACGTGCTTTTCGCTGCGGTTTGCAATTAGATGCTATATCTTGTTCTCCCCGTGGATTATCCGCTTCCGCCTTCAGATATTACAATGAATGATATCGGGAGGTTATTTCCTTGGGCAGATCCTTGCGCTCACCATAAATAATTGCTCTATTCATAGAATAGAGGTCCGTGAGTCCCTCACCGGGATATCTGAAGCGGGATGGGCGATTCAATTAAATTCACAGAATCGTTCCATATACTCACATGCGAATCTTAAACCGGGTTCGTAGTATTCAGTCCTTCTGAACTCCAATCACAGTCCAGGGAAACGTTACCCGACCCCCGTTCATGAACTTGCACGTATATTTTGTGGTCATCACGGCAAGGATCCTATAGAGTGGTGAGGGATAGATCTGACCGTGACATAAAAGAGCTTGAGGCCGGGGCGGTTTCGTTGCTAACATTGAGCGGGCAAGGACTGATCACCGATTCTGCCCAGGATCGTTCGTCGTATCAAGGAAGAGACAATGTCTTTTTCCCAGAATTAGCCTCAATGGAGTTTTTCAGTGACGGATTACATTGAGAAAATGGACGGATCATTCTGGAGGAAGCCACAAAAGGAATCCGTGAGAAAAGGAAAGAGC is a window of Abditibacteriaceae bacterium DNA encoding:
- a CDS encoding MerR family transcriptional regulator; the encoded protein is MNSLQEVRDDRTVFSLEEFVAVLNELLPRHLPEGRGDDRVRDLVNIRLVRYFATTGLLDEPLKQGREARYTYRHLLQLLVIRRLMAMGHTTSTVKQMTAGRDDAQLEALLHGEAHFAIESRAPSDRPHSDRLVSSPSMQSPMTSAPDWDEPEAEADEAMERAEESVLSEAMEQSEPAPNKALDFLKKIQERQGPSSHSRRAPHRTTGPSAGSGTSGPLPLKRWVRLEMAPGLEVHLREDYELPPSSFERDRLMAAILDEIKARRKPRR
- a CDS encoding VWA domain-containing protein, with the protein product MSTLHTRPTIEIIPSRAAVCTTGQTKLTLMVRIVPPAVEKKCERPPLNIGLALDRSGSMGGEKLAAAKAAAIFLLRQLTPRDRVSVTVFDDRVETIVPSTLATGIDAIEAAINRVDARGGTDLHKGWVQGGIQVGRYIEKGALNRVILLTDGQANQGETNPRVICRDVRGLLREDISTSALGFGLGYNEDLLEAMAEAGGGNYAFVESERQLERIFEVELQQLNATVGKIVSLGLEAKENVKIRDVYNDLKRNSLGRLMLRNLIAEQPIEVVTKVRVEASRNGGEVLGVRLAWTDPKTGERHVLREVLSLPAVTADEWAALPENEMVLQARALLKVNRLRQRAAEAVDAGDYDGARRYAAEGSTTAKTSLPADLAALEVASFTDFDQDLTTGEYSRAAKTSKFAAYQRRTSRRSDEA
- a CDS encoding DUF6789 family protein, whose product is MNKSFSGLIAGFAATLPMTIVMKWMHRRLPRTERYPLPPRQITVGVSEAVGLKQQLSENERSAVTLASHFAYGALSGGIYGVVSEKISGHPAVKGVAFGLFVWSGSYLVGLPALGLLRTATQQPARRNALMIVAHVVWGVSLGLFHAALQPEEAGV
- a CDS encoding SMP-30/gluconolactonase/LRE family protein, encoding MEDLISKRQSQRVVNDPAGPLLPQVGMSNYKVELIANAHCETGENPYWDPAQRIVYWTDIPAGRLFRYDVLAKDWERFYTGAQVGGFTLQEDNSLLLFRVNEIVRLHADGRVEVLIAGIDPQTGRFNDVIADPEGRVFAGTMAKNGGDMSGALYRVDTDGTVTKLFSGTNTANGMGFSPDLQKFYWTDTTAFTIFEFDYDRASGEISNRREFVNTAADEIKPDGMTVDREGCVWSAIYGGGMIRRYSPEGELMERVQLPVSRITSASFGGDELRELYITTAGGGDNSDTGDGALYRVAVEAQGRLEFRSRILLQ